Genomic segment of Xiphias gladius isolate SHS-SW01 ecotype Sanya breed wild chromosome 16, ASM1685928v1, whole genome shotgun sequence:
agctttaattcaaggggtttaacaaaaacatcacattaaccgtttaggatttacagccatttctatacatcgtccctcattttcagaggctcaaaggtCATTggataaaccaaaacaattataCATATCAGCATTATTTTACacacttggatgaaaatcctttgcggtcaatgactacctgaagtctggaacccatggacatcaccaagtgctgagtttccttccttgagatgcttttccaggtctttactgcagccgccttaaattgctgcttgtttgtgggtctttccgccctcagttttgtcttcagtcagtgaaaagcctgctcagtTGGTTTGAGGTTAgttgactgacttggccattgaagaatattccatttctttgccttgagaagctcttgtgttgctttcacagtatgtttggggtcattatccatctgtactgtgaagcatggtcctgtcagttttgcagcatttggctgaatctgaacagaGAGCATAGAACtacacacttcagaattcatcctgctgcttctatcagtCAGATCTTTGGCAGCCAttcatgcccatgccataacactgcctccaccatgtttgacagatgatgtggtggctttagatcatgagccgttcctttctttctccagaCTCTTTTCTTCCCGTCATTCTGGGTCaagttaattttggtttcatctgtccagataaatttgttccagaactgagcaggttttttttagatgttttctggcaaagtgtAGTCTGGCCTTTTtgttgttgagtgttaccagtggtttgcaccttgtggtaaatgCTCCGTATTTACATTcctgaaggcgtctcttgattttagactttgacaatgaaacATCTACTTattgagagtgttcttgacctggccagatgttgtgaagggtttttcttctccaaggaaagaattctgccgtcatccactttagttgtcttccgtggtcttccaggccatttggtgttgctgagctcaccagtgcattccttctttttaagaatgaaccacattgttgatttggcctctcctaaagtttctgccatctgtctcatgggtttgttttgttttcagcctaatgacggcctccttcatttgcatcgcCACCTCTCTAGACCGCATACTGACAGTTCCCATAAtcagctaccaaatgcaaaatcaacacgtggaatcaactccagagcttttatctgcttaatttgtcatgaaataacgagggaacggGCCACACCTggacatgaaactgattgtcagttaattgttccaattacttttgagcctctgaaaatgagcgactgtataaaaatggctgtaattcccaaacagttaatgcaatgcttttgttaaacctgctgaattaaagctgaaagtctacacctAAATCACACgttgatgactttgtttcaaatccactgtggtggtgtacagaggcgaAATTACGAAACTGTCCAAATAGTTATCGATCTCACTGTATTTATAATGCTACAAGCATGTCTCTTACGACCTATGGTCTTGGACGCCTTTAGAGTCATTGCATATTATCTGTTTATTAGCTGAGCTtggttttactttcatttaaagTCTTTTCTGTACccataattaaaaagaaaataagagagagCACAAGGACTTAGTTTGTATACACATAAAACATGTTACTGaggatatacatatatatatatatatatataagttaaATTGGTGAAACATGCGGATTAAAATCTCatatttctgcacattttagAGCATCAGCAATATTCCACCGGTTCCTCCCGTAAGGACCGTTGCTAGGAGACGACCCCAAACAAAACGCTCCCATGCCAACCGATAACAAACGGTTGAATGATTTACAGCAGCTGAGTTGTACAAGGAAAAATAATCGACCTGCTCCGGACACCGTCATGGCGTTACCATTTCTGCCTGGGTATTCTCCCAATAAACAAGTAAGTTTCCTGtatttgacatatttcacaCGAATGCTCTGACTTGGTCAGCTCGGGCGCTGCATGGAAAGCTAGAGCTAGTGCCAGCTAAGCTAACATCCCGGAGCTAACTGAGCGTGTGCTGCGTTTTACGCGGCGTCTTAATTCACATGGACAGACAACAGGTGCAAGCTGAAGTGACCGAGATACCCCTCTGATAAAGAGGTAACTCTTTATCCACTCTTTATTGTGCTGGGCACGGGATAGTAGTTAAACCATAAAGCAACTTGTAATCAGTGACTTGGCTGTAGTGGAGATAAGACTTTCCAGGCTCTTAAAAGTTTTAATGAGCTTCATAATACTGAAGATAGaatccaaaatgtattttccaggTAAACATGTCTTTCTAGGCTAGTATTATGTGATTCCACTTTGTTTTCGAAGAATGGCAGCGGTAAATCACTTTTAAATCGtccctttatttatttgcacattaaaaaaatacacagttacTATAGAAATATATTATACGTTCATAGAGACACTCAGAATATACAAGCACACTTGTCCAATACAGTTGTAATGTCAGATATATACATGACTCCAAAGTAAACAAGAGCTTGTGCAGGAGAGGTAGGAATGgaaacacatacattatataaataCCCCTCCTAAAAACTCAAGGCAAGACAAACAGAAttacaccaaacaaaaacaaaagggacaGGACTActatagagagatagatagatagagagataaacAAATGTCCAACAACAACTTGATGTTTCTTAAGAGTAAacaatgatgaatgatgaactGTACAAAACAGCACCTCGGTATCCACATGAGAATGTAGTCACATTATATTACTGCTTGCTCACTTAAGAGACGCCTGTAGCGTGCTCATTAGCTACTTGTAAATACATTAGATGATTAGTTAATGTGATGATTGCATACCATAGAAAGCCCATATTACAGGATGGTTTTAGGGATGCACTCTCCcctctgtgctgcagctggggAAGGAGAGATTCCACAAATCCCAACATTTTGACTATTCCAACGGAGTCCCTATGCTGGTGGGACCTGAGAAGCCAGGCATCGGAGGAGAGCTTTTAGTCGGCCAGAAGCTTAAACCAAAGTATTCGGTCTACCCCAAAGGAGAGGGCAGTGATGTACCATCATGGGTAGCCTTCGACAAGCAGGTGAAGTGTCTTGATTCACTCTTACCTTCACATGCAGTTACAGCTCATGTATGGTATTGTTTATTATGTCTCTTAGTACAGTATAAGACTTCCAAGggattatgttattattttttttactctttaaagcATTTTACCAACCCCGCCCTAGCACTAACACTTGCGCATCATCTGCTTATCCCCGATGCCCATTCCCAACAACCACCTTGTCCCTCCAGGCTTTGTGTTTTGAAGCATACTTTCAGGAAGCTGTGCCTGAGGCACAGGACGAGACGTACAGAGTCAGAAAGTGCAACATATACTTCTACCTGGAAGATGACACCATACAGGTGGTGGAGCCACAGTACAAGAACAGTGGCATCCCTCAAGGTGAAAAAGGATGATTCTCTGTTTGTGATATCACAGGAAATATCTTGTGAATGTACCTCAGTTGAGAATGTtcttgtttccattttctttttcggGCCATTCCGACTGGCTAAACAATCGACTACCCAAAGTAAACAGACAACACACTTCATTGAGATACGATGACCAGTTTAACACCTGTCACTTACCAATGCtgtgttgttgttctttgtgGCAGGAACATTTATTCGTCGCCACCGCATCCCACTGCCTCCCCCAAATGATGACCAGTTCTacaacattttccatttcaacatCAACCAACAGATGGTGCTGCACTCTCGCACATTCACTGTGACCGGCTGTGACTCGTTTACAAGGAACTTTCTCACCAAACTCGGGGTGCGCCTAAATGACCCCACTACTGTACCCGATGACCCCTACTGCAGCCTCCGGGAGCAGGTAGGCATTAGagtcagaccttttttttttagatgtcagatttttattttctttagtcattctcataaaaataacattgcaaAACCAAGTACTACATATAACACAATAGTAAAGCAAAAgccattttaaatgatgataaTCACATCATATGTGGAATGAgaagtttcactttttttctgatcagGGTACGACTACCAACATTTTCACCTAAATCTTTTAGACTCTTTTTTCAAATAAGTGattaataatttagtttataaaaCATCAGTAGTAATAACACATTCCCTTCATTGTAAATTAGTCTATTTTTCAAGTTGATTTgacaatatatatttattctatatttataatttataaacaACATAAAGAAGAGCTGTTGATCCTCAACTTGGAGTCATATTacgtatttttaattttctggatCAAGTAATCATCTAACCAACTAACCTTTTCAACACCAACACTGTTGATGGTACTGATGCctaattaaaaaacactgataccTACCcctgaagaaaataaatgccaaaaaaaattaaagcctcTTATGCATGTGTGATAATATGTATTGATTCTTCTTATTTCACATGGTCCCTCATCCAGACTGAGAAAAGTATGAAGCCACTTCGGCCCTACGAGAGGCATGACACACTGAAGCAGTTCCTGGACTATGACCGCAAAGTCCTGCGCTTCTACTGCTTCTGGGACGACACAGAGAGCATGTTCGGAGATCCACGGGAGCTCATACTGCACTACTTCCTGGCTGATGACACCATAGAGATCCGGGAGGTGATCTCCCCAAACTCTGGGAGAGATACCGTGCACAAATTCCTGCGCCGCTGCAAACTACCCAAGGTGAGGCACCACAGTAGGAGCTGTTCAAAAAGTCTGTCATAGTATCTTGGCCATGGGAGGGGTAAGAGGGGGACttataaacatttcttgttCAGAGATCCTAGGGGGCATGGAAATTCCTGAATAATTTAGAATTCAAGACAgtaaaagtcagaaaatgtgttaaattcTCAAGGGTGGTGAGGAACATTTAGGGAGTACATGGATGTAGCTGAATGTGTTTCACAGCTTGTCTCATACATTTAGTGCATTGAGTTTTGTCTGTTTGCACGTTACACATTTATAGACAGTTAGTCCAAACCTTGCAGTGCCTTCCAGCGTCCCTCCCTTCACTGAGGCCTCATTCAGTCTGACAGCACTGCTGTAGCATCCACTGTCCCTCAAGCATTTTGGCTTTCTCCTCCAGTTACTGACTGAAGCCTAATTCATCTTGAAAGAAAGCCAGGCCTcaatcatgtgtgtgtgtgtgtgtgtgtgtgtgtgtgtgtgtgtgtgtgtgtgtgtgtgtgtgtgtgtgtgtgtgtgtgtgtgtgtgtgtgtgcgcgtgtgtttggtgtgtgtgttttcagtccaGTAATTTTGTTTGTTCTAATGGCTTTTATTAAATGTCAGCTCTAAAGGTTGAACAGTCCACCATCCAATGGGAAATCACCACATCCTTAATGACGATCACTTATTTACTCTGCCTCTTTATTCTGTTAGTATGCCTCgctctgtcgctctctctctctctctcttttcttcctcggCCTACCTGTGGTTGTTTGTTATTTCTCTGCAGCATGCTCCGGCCCAAATGAAGCAGCCTGGACAGATCACGGACCGCACAGTGCTCAATGTGTTTGCCTCCCCGAGTCAGGGAAAACGCTACATACTGGACAGCCTCAAAGTATGTCCTGTCTCGGCCACGCTCACGCTACAAAAACATGCTGCCATGACaacaagtgaaataaaattaagtattgaattttatttgagGGCTCACCAAGACAAGGAGACTACAGTAGTATTAACAGTAAGCCTAAAACAAGCTATTATCTATGGCGTAAAAGTATGGAGACACCCTCTTCCAGTTAAGGAAAAATTTTGTTCCAATTCCAGTTTACTTCATGTTAATCCTAATGCTACAACATACAATATTATAGTAGACAACAGTGTGCTTCCAACTGTGTGACAGCAGTTTGGAAAGACCCTCTCCTGTTCCCGCCATTTGTTGCCCCCGTGCACAAAAGCAGGAATCCATAAAGTAATGGTTTTCTGAGTGTGGTGTGGAAGAATTGGACTTACCTACATGgagccctgacctcagccccatcaaacacctttgggatgaactgaaACTGGAACTGACTGTGAGCCAGGCCTCAGTGCCGAACCTCACTAatgctgttgtggctgaatgggagtaAATCCCTGCAACCAAGTTACCAAGATCTTGTGGAAAAGCTTCCAGACTGGAGGATGACATAGCAACGTACTAACACCCACAGTTTTGGAAGGAGTTGTTCACCACTCACATAGGCATAAAATGTTTGGGTATCCaaatacttttggccatatagtgaattaggggattttttttacccGAGCGCCATTTTAACTGAAGCTTAAACAGTCGCACGTTTGAGCCCAACGGGTTAATTAACAGCAGTGCATTCTAAAGGTAGCTAAAAGTACAATTGAGGGACATTTACGGTGGCTAAGGTCAAAAAGTTTGACAAGCGAAAGGCCTCAGATTGGTCTTTCACTCATGTCAGTCtccccttttccttctctctctcccttgcagACAGGGGCTGTCCACGAGGAGTTTTATAAGGACTGTGATCTGGCTATAGGTGGGGAGGTGAATGTGTTTGGCAGAAGAGTCATCATCACTGACTGTGATGACCACACCAAAGACTTCTACCGCTCCAAATACGGCAGAGGTAACCAATACTATTGTGTTGCtgattatttgttatttatttcagtatttctgaAAGTACGTGTACTGTTTCTCCAGACAAAATAGGCAGCTTTAAAGCGTAAGTTCAAAGGAgcatttttgatgttttgtagACTAAATTACTAATCACAAAGTATATCCTGAATTACTGCTAAGTCATTTCAGCAGTGTTTCatctgtgccaaaaaaaaaaaatcttatgtaGCAAAGTGAATTGAATCATGTCTGCATTCACTCtaacttttccttttccaaCAGCAGTCTGACATTTCACTTAGTCACACATTTGTATGGATTTGGTCTTCGGTTATCCATTGCTTATCCCTGCAGTGCATCAATCTGAACACTTGAGGGCAGTAAGAGCAAGCACCAGCAAGAGCTATCGGATTCCAACAAAACCAATTCCTGAGACCAAGTATTTTTATCTAGAAACGTTCTGAGTAATGATTTTTTCTGGACCAAAACGGACTGAGCTCTCTCAGTGGCCTGTCTAATATTGCGGTTCTCTCAGTCCATCCTTTCTAGGTGGATATTGGAATCAATAACGTAGTTCAGTGCCAATGTCTGCCTGACACGAGGTACTCAGGCCCACCGGCACTGGTATTCCTCCATGCCTCCACAGTTAAAGGCACTGGAGACCACAAGAGGCTCGCCGCTCCCCAGCAGGAGAAACTCAAGCTGGTCCCGGGGCAGGTTCTGGGGCTTGCGGCATTAGTCACAGCGGTAAACCAGGCGGAGCCCCTAGTGACAAGCCACTGTGATGGAGGGCCTGTCTGACTCTGAGCAGTCAGAGGTCATCTTAGGGTTACAGTCAGACCCAGGCTGCTGTGCTCATGCATAGATGGATTACCTGCTGCCctctgatcatttcagctctcctcctgactttctttcttcttttaagtgttttgtcttttcattctccctcttcctctcagaGGACTTCACCCCGATGCAGTACAAAGCTCCCGCAGCCCCTAAGCCCCCGAGGCTCGTTCCCCCCTACAACGGCTTTGGCTCAGAGGAGGACTCACTAAGCTCCTGCCAAGGCCTGCTTCCCAAGCCCCCACAGAAAGATTTCCGCAAATTTATGGAGAAAGACAGGTTGGATGAGTTGTAGTCACAatcagtcacacagacacaatcaaATTACATACATACTACACAAGTGTGTTAATGGTAGACCCCAACTCTAGTGTTTATATGTCCCGCTAGATATGGCCTAGACAGTAATGTGCTGAATTTCCGTGCCAAGATGGTGACCACCGATCCAGTTGACAGAGACAGGGTGTTCATCATCTCCTTCTACCTCTGTGATGACTCCATCAGTGTGTTTGAACACCCACAGAGGAACTCAGGTAAAAATGCACCAGAGCTGCTCTCCGGACATCAGATGCAAATCCGTGACTCTCATGATAAACATTAGGTTTGTCAGATTCAGTCTCCTTTTCCAGAATCTTTTCAAAACAGATGACTTTTTCAGGGAGACATTCCCATCAATGTAAAGCAATATATAACTGTATATTCTTTATAGTGTACAATGCATAGTATGTCATGGGTTCAGGGACTTCTCAGCATGGCTCCAAAATGAGATATCCAGCCATCTgaaatgatgtaaaacaaaaaaaatatgagtggaatttaaattcagtttagatttaaattgaaattgagttaaaaaatattgccaacatgataaaaaaataaatactgcttttaaaatgtggacCAAGTAGCAAGTTACATGTCAACAAAGTTGATTTTCAATGAagtagaaaaatacataaagtttCAAAAGGGTAAGTAAAATTAAGAATTGCTCACACTTTCATCCTTCCCTGTCTCACACATTGTGCACCAGGTGTGCGCGGTGGCAAGTTTCTGGAGCGCGGTCGTGTAAAGAAGCCAGGCCAGGAGCTGTTTAAGAGCGAGCTGTCAGAGTACTTTAAAGCTCAGGATCTGTACGTGGGAGCTACCCTCTGCCTCAACAATAAGCACTTCCAACTTCTGGATGCTGATGAATACACCTTCAGTTACATGGAGCAACATGCTGAGGAGGTAGGGAGGGAAATCAAGGAGGaatgtttgtttcctgtggTTCCCTAAGGTTtatgtgtggttttgtttcCAAGGTTTTGGTATCACAGGCTTGTTTTCAGGGGTGGTCTTTGGAGCAGGTTGCTAGAGTTAACATGGTTACAGAGTCTGGTTCAGGGACAATTTGCCAGTTCTAACCTCTAAACCATCACCTGTTAGGTGTGTGTTGCTATGACGCAATCCTCTTTTGCTTTGGTGTTACTTAACGCCACATGTGATtaaagcatgtttgtgtgtgattgtctaAAGTTCCCCAAAGCCAGCGTCGGCAACATCCTCAGTAAACTACGTTCTATTCCGGAGGAGAAGCAGAGTGAGATCAGGAAGTTTCTGACCCTCAGTGACCCCAGCAACACTGGCTTCATCCCCTATGAGTCGTTCAGGTACAGTAATATAGCAATCGATCTGcccagtgaccccccccccaccgccCAGCGATAATATGCACCGAAGGGGGTGATAAGAGTCTACTCAAGCAAAATCTTAAATTGAAGTCCATCTGATACAAACGTAAGATCTGATCATAAAGTGTGATTCCTGTTAACAATATCATTGTAATTATTAACTGTACATGTGTACAGCCAGGAAGAACAAGTCAAACAGGTAGCAGGAAGGTTAGATAGTGACGTGCTTGTCGAGTTACAAATGATATCAGGCAAGTACTGACCAATTCAAAGGATATAAATATTACGAGAGGAGGTGACAAAAGGAAGCAAAGGGAAATTCTATACATACAGGCTGTAAAGTCAGGGCTGTGAGATGCGGATAACTTATGTCTGTCAGTCTTTGTGTGTTCTATTCTGTGTGCCTGAATGCACCACAGGGGCCTGCTGATGGGCCTGGATTGCAGACTGTCGGAGCATGAGGTGCTCGCGCTGGGCCGACATTTGTCTGAGCGCGAGCAGCCTGACGTGGACGTGGGCCTGATGCTGGCTGTGGCCCAGGACCTCCTCAGAAAGAAGTACTTTGAAGAGCTCCCTGGCATGGCCAGAGCCTTCACATATCACGACCGCCACAAgtaggccacacacacacacacacacacacacaaacacaaacacagatgttagcttaaaacaaaatactgttgcagcagaaacacacaaaaacacacacaggcagatagCTTCACAACAAGACATCAATCGTGTAGCCAGTGGCCCCATATCTCAGAGCAACGATTAGTTCCAGTGGTGTGAGAGTGGAGCATTGGAACCAGATGAACCCTAAAGACCTGTATGGCATGTAGCTCTGCAGGccagaggacacacacacacacgcctggtctgcctctgtctttgtgtgtctttctccgTATCTGTTACCCTCCTCCGCTTTTTGTGCATAAAATCACACGTACACTACATATAACCGCCCGTTCACATGTAGTGGCCTTTAAAATGGTTTGGGTTAGCAGAAATGGATGGTAAACAGTGCCCCAAGGTCAAGCTGACTTGTCTGTTTATTATGGCTCAGTTGACACCCTCGGTTAGCATCAGATTATTCATCAGCATCCCCGTAATGAAGATGGCATGACAAGAATGACCCTCTGGACCGTCTGGCATTACTGTGGAAAACAACTGGGGTCTTAGAGGACAAGGATCccctgtttcacacacacacattgtcttCATGCAAATTCAGTTTGAGACATTTTTCTATGAATAATATATTGGTATAAGAGAGGTAgcgttttaa
This window contains:
- the efhc2 gene encoding EF-hand domain-containing family member C2, with the protein product MPTDNKRLNDLQQLSCTRKNNRPAPDTVMALPFLPGYSPNKQLGKERFHKSQHFDYSNGVPMLVGPEKPGIGGELLVGQKLKPKYSVYPKGEGSDVPSWVAFDKQALCFEAYFQEAVPEAQDETYRVRKCNIYFYLEDDTIQVVEPQYKNSGIPQGTFIRRHRIPLPPPNDDQFYNIFHFNINQQMVLHSRTFTVTGCDSFTRNFLTKLGVRLNDPTTVPDDPYCSLREQTEKSMKPLRPYERHDTLKQFLDYDRKVLRFYCFWDDTESMFGDPRELILHYFLADDTIEIREVISPNSGRDTVHKFLRRCKLPKHAPAQMKQPGQITDRTVLNVFASPSQGKRYILDSLKTGAVHEEFYKDCDLAIGGEVNVFGRRVIITDCDDHTKDFYRSKYGREDFTPMQYKAPAAPKPPRLVPPYNGFGSEEDSLSSCQGLLPKPPQKDFRKFMEKDRYGLDSNVLNFRAKMVTTDPVDRDRVFIISFYLCDDSISVFEHPQRNSGVRGGKFLERGRVKKPGQELFKSELSEYFKAQDLYVGATLCLNNKHFQLLDADEYTFSYMEQHAEEFPKASVGNILSKLRSIPEEKQSEIRKFLTLSDPSNTGFIPYESFRGLLMGLDCRLSEHEVLALGRHLSEREQPDVDVGLMLAVAQDLLRKKYFEELPGMARAFTYHDRHKTGRLSTQESKTICKTFRLPLPENLLRCLLSKFADGDEIDYHAFLAGINWVEHPAPPVMPEDTLKCDVNARSDAGGAAVKNINYSALLGDVFSFPSDNGDPTTAVSTQTHSGR